In Chlorogloeopsis sp. ULAP01, the following are encoded in one genomic region:
- the nusG gene encoding transcription termination/antitermination protein NusG produces the protein MTSATDEEHNFLVQSEETQERMAAEHEARWYAVQVASGCEKRVKTNLEQRIQSFDVADKILQVEIPHTPAVKIRKDGSRQHTEEKVFPGYVLVRMVMDDDSWQVVRNTSHVINFVGAEQKRGGGKGRGHVKPVPLGHAEVERIFKQTSEQEPIVKIDMATGDKIVVLSGPFKDFEGEVIEVSPERSKLKALLSIFGRDTPVELEFNQVQKQS, from the coding sequence ATGACTTCTGCAACAGACGAAGAACACAATTTTCTTGTGCAGTCAGAGGAAACACAAGAACGTATGGCAGCAGAGCATGAAGCTCGCTGGTATGCCGTACAAGTAGCCTCTGGTTGTGAAAAACGTGTGAAGACTAACTTAGAACAGCGCATCCAGTCGTTTGATGTAGCTGATAAAATTCTTCAGGTAGAAATTCCGCACACACCAGCAGTAAAAATCCGTAAAGATGGTAGTCGTCAACATACAGAAGAGAAAGTCTTCCCTGGCTATGTACTAGTCAGAATGGTGATGGATGATGACTCCTGGCAGGTAGTACGGAATACCTCCCATGTAATTAATTTTGTGGGAGCAGAGCAAAAGCGTGGCGGTGGTAAAGGCCGCGGTCACGTCAAACCAGTGCCGCTAGGTCATGCAGAAGTAGAACGAATCTTCAAACAGACTAGCGAACAAGAGCCAATTGTCAAAATTGACATGGCGACTGGTGATAAGATAGTCGTGCTTTCTGGCCCATTTAAGGACTTTGAAGGCGAGGTGATAGAAGTTAGTCCAGAACGAAGCAAGCTCAAAGCTTTACTTTCGATTTTTGGACGAGATACACCTGTAGAATTGGAATTTAATCAGGTTCAGAAACAGAGTTAA
- the rplK gene encoding 50S ribosomal protein L11: protein MAKKVVAVIKLALNAGKANPAPPVGPALGQHGVNIMMFCKEYNAKTADQAGTVIPVEISVYEDRSFTFVLKTPPASVLITKAAKIDKGSSEPNKRKVGSITQEQLRQIAQTKLPDLNANDIDAAMKIIAGTAKNMGVTVTD, encoded by the coding sequence ATGGCGAAAAAAGTAGTAGCGGTCATTAAACTGGCCCTTAACGCTGGGAAAGCCAACCCAGCACCGCCAGTCGGCCCTGCCTTGGGTCAGCACGGCGTTAACATCATGATGTTTTGTAAGGAGTACAACGCCAAAACAGCAGATCAAGCTGGGACGGTGATACCTGTAGAAATTTCGGTTTATGAAGATCGGAGTTTCACATTTGTACTCAAAACACCTCCGGCATCGGTGTTGATTACTAAAGCGGCAAAAATCGACAAAGGTTCTAGTGAACCTAACAAAAGAAAAGTTGGGTCAATTACACAGGAACAACTACGGCAAATTGCTCAAACTAAATTGCCCGATCTCAATGCCAATGATATTGATGCGGCAATGAAAATTATTGCAGGCACTGCCAAGAATATGGGCGTAACCGTGACAGATTAG